From the Ascochyta rabiei chromosome 14, complete sequence genome, one window contains:
- a CDS encoding Glycerol-3-phosphate dehydrogenase (NAD(+)): MDEENVLNFVSITSCDPDKAAQYLRLTDNNLEQAIQLFFDSPNLDFGPATTAATSTAPAAASSAQNPTTIDSDDEMSDFNPGAHTDTPPVRSQQNFESDEELARRLQEEDYGARGAGGDPDEVRAPMQRTTETLVGPGSDWGPADADDDIDAMVQEQLARRQRGRAGIFNQRTAQSSVWDNSADAEARRRELATSTGGASEQSAKMNMLAELFRPPFELMYQGSWEKARDMGKDEEKWLIVNIQDPAIFDCQLLNRDIWKNDDIKATVRENFLFMQYAKDDPRGQQYVNYYFHARDSSDAYPHIAIVDPRTGEQVKVWSGPPIPAPVEFHAQLHEFLDRYSLNVNAKNPVAKRKAENKKVDVNRMTEEEQLEWALQNSMDNGGSGNEGPKDNDPDALTKDEGKGKARATSPVPEVATPGAVATPATEEPAAAANPLFASISSHVPHTEPTVTDPKITTRIQFRGPSGRPIVRRFNLSDPVRRVYEWIKSDAPWEGKQGSEFDLVFMGKNFIEHLEETIEAAGLKGASLMVEFAE, encoded by the exons ATGGACGAAGAGAACGTACTCAACTTTGTCAGCATCACCTCGTGTGACCCTGACAAGGCGGCCCAGTACCTGCGCCTCACAGACAACAACCTGGAGCAGGCCATACAGCTCTTCTTCGACAGCCCAAACCTCGACTTCGGGCCTGCGACCACAGCAGCCACGTCCACTGCTCCTGCAGCTGCCTCATCAGCGCAAAACCCTACCACCATCGATTCGGACGACGAAATGTCCGACTTCAACCCCGGCGCGCACACAGATACCCCACCCGTACGGTCACAGCAGAACTTCGAGAGTGACGAGGAATTGGCACGGCGGCTGCAGGAAGAAGACTATGGCGCTCGTGGCGCAGGAGGCGACCCGGACGAAGTCCGCGCTCCCATGCAACGAACGACAGAGACATTGGTAGGACCTGGGTCAGATTGGGGGCCTGCAGACGCAGATGACGACATCGACGCCATGGTGCAGGAGCAACTGGCGCGTCGGCAGCGAG GGCGAGCCGGCATCTTCAACCAACGAACCGCGCAGAGCTCCGTATGGGATAACTCCGCCGACGCAGAGGCCAGGCGACGAGAGCTGGCGACGTCAACGGGCGGCGCGTCGGAGCAGAGCGCGAAGATGAACATGCTCGCAGAGCTGTTTCGACCTCCATTCGAGCTGATGTACCAAGGGTCGTGGGAGAAGGCGCGAGACATGGGCAAGGACGAGGAAAAGTGGCTCATCGTCAACATCCAAGACCCGGCCATTTTTGACTGCCAGCTTCTCAACCGTGATATCTGGAAAAACGACGACATCAAAGCGACTGTACGAGAGAACTTCCTCTTTATGCAATATGCGAAAGACGACCCCCGCGGCCAGCAGTACGTCAACTACTACTTCCACGCCCGCGATAGCTCGGATGCATACCCACACATCGCCATTGTCGACCCCCGAACAGGAGAGCAAGTCAAGGTCTGGTCTGGCCCGCCTATCCCCGCTCCCGTCGAGTTCCACGCCCAACTTCACGAATTCCTCGACCGCTACAGCCTCAACGTCAACGCCAAGAATCCTGTAGCCAAGCGCAAAGCGGAGAATAAGAAAGTGGATGTCAACCGCATGACTGAAGAGGAGCAGCTGGAATGGGCGTTGCAGAACAGCATGGACAACGGCGGCAGCGGCAACGAAGGGCCTAAAGACAACGATCCGGACGCGCTCACAAAAGACGAAGGCAAGGGCAAAGCGCGCGCCACATCACCTGTCCCAGAGGTGGCAACACCAGGCGCAGTTGCAACACCAGCAACAGAAGAGCCTGCAGCCGCTGCGAACCCGCTGTTCGCCTCCATCTCCTCCCACGTACCCCACACCGAACCCACGGTCACAGACCCAAAGATCACAACGCGCATCCAATTCCGCGGGCCGTCCGGTCGACCCATTGTGCGGCGCTTTAACCTGTCGGATCCTGTACGACGCGTGTACGAGTGGATCAAGAGCGACGCGCCGTGGGAAGGCAAGCAAGGCTCCGAGTTCGATCTGGTGTTCATGGGCAAGAACTTCATCGAGCATCTCGAGGAGACGATCGAGGCCGCAGGACTGAAGGGCGCAAGTCTGATGGTCGAGTTCGCCGAGTAG